The window GCCGTTCGGTGGCGCGCACGCCGGAGCCGTCGAGCAGCACGCGGTTCCCGCTGATGCCGGCGTTCATGACGCCGATCCGGCTGAGGCTGCCACCCTCCGCACGCAGCCGCGCGGCGAGCACGTCCGGGTAGCGGAGGTTCATGTCCTGACGCGACCCCACACCGTCGGTGATCGAGTCGCCGAGCGTGACCACCGCGCCGGGGCTCTTCCGGCTGGGTTGGACGTCCACCTCGGTCACGTAGTGCAGGGCGGTGGTGGTCGAGGTCAGGGCGCTCCCGTCCACGCTGGCGGCGTGGTCCGCACCGTCCGTTGCGTAGTACGACGTCGCGAGGCCCACGGCGTGGTAGGTGACCGGCCCGGAGGGCTCTGGCGTGAAGGTCGTGACGAAGAGGTCGGCGGCGGCTGCGAGGCGCAGCGGGATCGGATCGCTGTAGATCTCCGCACCGGCCGGGATGGTGACCGCTCTGCGGCCGTCGAAGGTGACGTGGCGCAGGGTGCCCTGCGCGACGGCGGCCGACCCGGGCGCCCGCTGGACGCCGACAGTGGTGTGCTCCACCAGGACCGGCGCGGTGCCGAACGCGTTGGACAGCTTCACCCGGACCCGATCGCCCCCGACGCTGGTGTGCACGAGGTTGCGGATCGTGTAGCCGGCGTACCCGTCGGTGCTGGTGCCGCCGTTGGCGGCCGCCGCCCAGGTACCGACCCAGGCTGAGCGTCCGGCGGGCTGCTGGGCCGACGCTTCCTCGGCCGCGGGCGGGGGTGCGGCCGAGGCGGCGGGCGGGTCGGCCAGCCCGCCGACGGCGAGCGCGGCAGAGACGGTGAGCACTGCGGTGAACGTTGCGGTGAGCGAGGCGAGACGGTTCGTGAGTCTGAAGCTTCGGGGCACCCTGCACTCCTCTGGCCGTGACATCGTTGTCAGTCGTTGGACGTTACGGTGAGGTCAGATCCGGCGTCAATGGTCTGGTCGTGCTGGTGAGCGGGACAGGAGCGGTGTCCCGTGAAGACGCGAAGACGGCTCGTGAGGATGAAACTTGCGCGGAGGACAAAGCGCCCTCGATCCATAGGGATCGAGGGCGCTTTCATGTGGAATGTGCTAAATGCGTTAAACCGCATGTGCATGAGTTTTCACGAAGTGGCGTTCTGCGATTGCCGACCACTGAGGCGGTGGCTACTTTCGATGCAGCAGTTCACACCAGACCGGTCGCGGACCTGGTCACGGACTTGGGCATCGGGCCCGAGCGAGGGCCGGCCGTCCGAGCCAGGAGGCCGGTCGAGACACGAGTAGGTGACTTGCGTGGCACTACCTCCCCTCACACCCGAGCAGCGTGCGGCAGCACTCGAGAAGGCCGCAGAGGCGCGACGCGCTCGGGCGGTGATCAAGAACAAGCTCAAGTACTCGCAGGGCTCCCTCAAGGAGGTCATCGAGCAGGGCCAGAAGGACGACGTGGTGGGCAAACTCAAGGTCGTCTCGTTGCTCGAGTCGCTGCCGGGGGTCGGTAAGGTTAAGGCCAGGGCGATCATGGAAGAGATCGGGATCGCCGAGACCCGTCGCGTCCGAGGCCTCGGACCGCATCAGTCCGCGGCGCTCATCGAGAGGTTTGGCTGAGATCAGTACGTCACAACTCGCACGGCTGACCGTGCTCGCAGGTCCCACTGCGGTGGGCAAGGGCACGGTCTCCGCCGATGTGCGAGACCGTTATCCGCAAGTCTGGCTCTCCGTGTCGGCGACCACCCGGTCGCCACGCCCGGGCGAGGTGGACGGAGTGCACTACCTGTTTGTGTCACCCGAGGAGTTCGACCGGATGGTTGCCGCCGGCGAGATGCTCGAGTGGGCAGTGGTGCACGGTCGCAACCGGTACGGGACGCCGCGGCGTCCCGTCGAGCAAAAGCTCGAAGCCGGGGTTCCCGTCCTCCTGGAGATAGACCTCCAGGGTGCACGCCAGGTGCGTGCGGCGGTAACGACCTCGGGCCTGGAGGCCCGGTTCGTCTTCCTCGCCCCGCCGAGCTTCGACGAGCTGGTCCGCCGGCTCGTCGGACGCGGTACCGAGGACTCCGAGGAGCGTGAGCGCCGGCTCACTACGGCGCGGGTAGAGCTCGCGGCCGAGGCTGAGTTCGACGTCACCATCGTGAACGACAACGTGCACCGCGCCACGGACGAGCTCGTCTCCGTGATGGGTGTGGCCTCGCACACACCCGTCGCCCGCTAGCACGGGCGTTTCGCCCGACGCCTCCTCTCGCCCGACGCAGCAGAGCGATCGAGCAGGTAGACTCTTCCTTCGGACTTTCCCCCGTCACCTTAAGACTTCTGGAGCTTCATCATGGCCGGAACCGTCGCCGCCCCCGAGGGCATCACCGACCCGCCGATCGACGAGCTGCTGGAGCGTATCGACTCGAAGTACGGCCTCGTGCTGTACGCGTCCATGCGTGCCCGGCAGATCAACGCCTACTACTCGCAGCTCAACGAGGGCCTGCTGGAGAACGTGGGTCCGCTCGTCGAGACCCGCAACCAGGAGAAGCCCCTCTCCATCGCGATGCGCGAGATCACGCAGGGCCTGCTGACGATCGAAGAGGTCGACCCGGCCGAGGTCCAGGCGCAGGCCGACGCCGCTGCTGCTGCCAAGGCCGAGCGGCCGCTGCCCGAGTTCCCGGCCTGACCGGCGCTCGTCAGACGACTGCTGATCAGACGACTGCACAGACGATTCGGTAGAGGTCACCACCGATGAGGATCCTCCTCGGCGTCTCCGGTGGGATCGCCGCGTACAAGGCGGTGCTCCTGCTGCGCCTGCTGCGCGAGCAGGGGCACGCCGTGCGCGTGATCCCCACCCGGGCCGCCCTGGAGTTCGTCGGTGCGCCCACCTTCGAGGCGCTCTCGGGTGAGCCGGTCAGCACCGAGGTGTTCGACGACGTCCCGGGTGTCCAGCACGTAGCGCTCGGCAAGGGCGCCGACCTCGTGATCGTCGCCCCGGCCACCGCCGACTTCATGGCGCGCGCCGTCGCCGGCCTCGCTGACGACCTGCTGACCACCACGCTCCTGGCCGCCCGCTGTCCGGTGGTGTTCGCCCCGGCGATGCACACCGAGATGTGGGACCACCCCGCGACGCGGGCCAACGTGGCCACCCTCCGCGAGCGTGGTGTGCACGTGATCGAGCCCGCCTCGGGTCGCCTGACCGGCGTCGACACCGGCCCTGGCCGGTTGCCCGAACCCGAGGACATCGCGCGTGAGGCGCTGGCTCTCGTCGAGCCCGGAGCGACCCGCGCGGCACCCCGCGCCGAGGCCCAGGCGCTGCGCCAGGAGCTGCCCGGTGAACCGGCCACAGACTTGGCTCAAGACCTGCCCCAGGACCTCGCCGGCCGCCGTGTCGTGGTCTCCGCGGGCGGTACCCGGGAGCCCATCGACCCGGTGCGGTTCATCGGCAACCGGTCCAGCGGCCGGCAGGGTGTCGCCCTGGCGCAGGCGGCCGCCGAGCGGGGCGCGGAGGTGACCCTGGTGGCGGCAAACCTGGCCCAGGACGTGACCGACCAGGTCGAGGCCGGGCGGGTCGCTGCCGGCTTGCGCGCGTGCGCCGTCGTCCGGGTCGAGTCGACTGCCGAGCTGCGCGAGGCGGTGCGGTCCGCCGGTGCGGACGCGGACGTCGTGGTGATGGCCGCGGCGGTGGCGGACTTCCGTCCCGTCTCCGCGCCCGACGCCAAGATCAAGAAGGTCCCAGGCCAGGGGCCCGCGCCGATCGTGCTCGCGGAGAACCCGGACATCCTCGCGGAGCTCGCCCATGAGCGGCTGCGCCCGGGCCAGGTGGTGGTCGGTTTCGCCGCCGAGACCGGAGACGCCGACGGCAGCGTCCTGGACCACGGCCGCACGAAGGCGCGGCGCAAGGGCGCCGACCTGATCGCGGTGAACGCCGTCGGAGGCGGGCGCGGTTTCGGTACCGACAGCAACGAGGTCACGCTCCTGGACGGGGCCGGCGACGTCGTCGGGCAGGCGACCGGCTCCAAGCGCGAGGTGGCGGACGCCGTCTGGGACGCCGTCGTCAAGCTGCTGCCGTGAGTCCGTCTGTGAGTACGACGCCGTCGTGATCGCTGTCTCACCTTTCAGGATCGACTGTTCGCTGTGCGAGACCGTAGGCTGGGAACCATGAGCGAGCTGCGTCTGTTCACGTCCGAGTCCGTGACCGAGGGTCATCCGGACAAGGTCTGTGATCAGATCAGCGACGCGATCCTCGACGCGCTGCTGGAACAGGACCCGACGTCGCGCGTGGCGGTGGAGACCATGGTCACCACCGGCCTCGTCCACGTTGCCGGCGAGGTCAGCACCGAGGCGTACGTCGAGATCCCGCAGATCGTGCGGGAGGTGGTGCGGGGGATCGGCTACACGTCCTCGGCCATCGGGTTCGACGCCGACTCGTGCGGTGTGTCCGTCTCGATCGGCCAGCAGTCGCCCGACATCGCGCAGGGCGTCGACAAGGCCCTGGAGATGCGCGACGACACGAGCGACCTCGACCCCCTGGACCACCAGGGCGCGGGCGACCAGGGGCTGATGTTCGGCTACGCGACGGACGAGACGCCCTCGCTCATGCCGGTGGCCGGCTGGCTGGCGCACCGCCTGGCGGAGCGGCTCGCGGCGGTGCGCAAGTCGGGCGAGCTGCTGGGCCTGCGCCCCGACGGCAAGACCCAGGTCACTGTCGGGTACGACGGCGACCGTCCCGTCGCCGTCGACACGGTGGTGCTCTCCACGCAGCACGACGCCGACGTCGAGCAGCACAAGCTGCACGTCGCGGTCGCCGAGACCGTGATCGCACCCGTGCTGGAGACCGCTGGCCTGGAGTGGTCCGGCGCGAAGCAGTACGTGAACCCGACGGGCAAGTTCGTCATCGGCGGACCGCAGGGTGACGCCGGCCTGACGGGCCGCAAGATCATCGTCGACACCTATGGCGGTATGGCCCGGCACGGCGGCGGGGCGTTCTCGGGCAAGGACCCGTCCAAGGTGGACCGGTCCGCGGCGTACGCGATGCGCTGGGTGGCCAAGAACGTGGTCGCAGCGGGGCTCGCGCGGCGCTGCGAGGCGCAGGTGGCCTACGCCATCGGCAAGGCGCACCCCGTGGGCCTCTACGTCGAGACGTTCGGCACCGAGACCGTGCCCGTGGAGCGGATCACCGCGGCCATCCGCGACGTGTTCGACCTGCGCCCGGCCGCCATCGTGCGTGACCTAGACCTGCTGCGACCCATCTACCGGGCCACGTCGACGTACGGGCACTTCGGCCGGGACCTGCCCAACTTCACGTGGGAGCGCACGGACCGCGTCGAGGACCTGCTGAGCCTGTTCTGAGTTTCTTCGCACGTGCCTCGGGATGTCGGTGGCGCGTGATGGGATAGGGACGTGAACGGGGACACGGAGCAGGACACGCTGCCGGACGGCGCGCTGCTCGGGCTGGACGAGGTGGGCGGCGCGCCCGTGCGTGGCCGCGGCAAGGCCCAGTCCGGGTCCCAGTCTCAGAAGGCTGGTCGGGACCCGCTCGACAAGGCCGAGACCAACGGCATTCCGATCGCCGAGACGCTGCCTGTGGCGCACGTGGTGCTCGACCTGCAGCCCGCGCACCTCGACCACCCGTACGACTACCTGGTGCCGGTCAGCATGGCCGACGACGCCCAGCCGGGCGTACGCATCAAGGCCCGGTTCGGGCGGCAGGAGGTCGCCGGTTACGTCGTCGCACGCCAGGAGACCTCGGACCACGACGGGCGGCTGGTGCCGCTGCGACGTGTGGTGTCCGGCGAGCAGGTGCTGACGCCGCAGGTCCTGGCTCTGTGCCGGGCTGTGGCCGACCGGTACGCCGGGACCCTCGCCGACGTCCTGCGCCTGGCGCTGCCGCCGCGGCACGCGCGCGTGGAGAAGGAAACAGAGAAGGGAGCGGGGCAGGAAGCGGGGCAGGAAGCGGGAAAGGAACCTGAGGAGGAGCCTTCAGCCGGGGCAGTGGTTGAGCCGCCGACGGAGCCGTCGGTCGCGTCCGTGGTGCCCGATTCGGTCGGGGCCCTGGGCCGAGCGCCGCACCTCGACGCTCCGGCTGCCGCTTCTGCCCCTCCTGCCGCTCCGGCCAATCAGCCGTCCGCGTGGGCGCCGTATCGCGGGGGCGAGGCGTACCTGCGGCGGATCCTGGCGGGCGAGGCGCCGCGGGCCGTGTGGTCGGCGCTGCCGGGCGTGGGCGTCGACTCCGGTAGTGCGCGGGCTGGTACTGCGCGGGCTGGTACTGCGCCGGCTGGCACCGTGCAGGCTGGCACCGCACGGGAAGGTGCCGCGTCAACTGGTGCCGGCACCCCGCACTGGGCCGCAGCCGTCGCGCAGGCCGTGCGGGCCTGCACGGCGGGCGGGCGGGGGGCGCTCGTCGTCCTGCCCGACGCCAGGGACGTCGCGCGGGTGACCGCCGCGCTGGAGGAGGCAGGGCTCGGGGCAGGGACTGGCGCCGGCGACGTCGTTCGGTTGCTCGCCGACGACGGTCCGGCGCCTCGGTACCGTGCCTTCCTGCGGGCGCTGCGCGGCGCCGCGCGCGTGGTGGTCGGGACGCGGGCCGCGATGTTCGCCCCGGTCGCGGACCTGGGGCTGGTGGTTCTGTGGGGTGACGGCGAGGAGACGCTGGCCGAGCCGCACGCGCCGTACCCGCACGCCCGGGACGTGCTCGCGCTGCGTGCGGAGCAGGAGGGCGCGGCGTTCCTGCTGGGCTCGCCGGGTCGCACCGTGCAGGCGCAGGCGCTGTTGGCTTCGGGCTGGGCGCGCGAGCTGGCTGCGCCCAGGGACGTTGTGCGTGCGCGCGCGCCGCGGGTCCGGGCGCTGACGTCCGTGGAGCTCGCGCGCGACGGCGCGGCGGCCGCGGCCCGGCTGCCGTCCGCCGCCTGGCGGGCCGCTCGGGAAGCCCTGGAGCGCGGGCCGGTGCTGGTCCAGGTGCCGCGGTCCGGCTACCTGCCCGTGGTGGCGTGCTCACGCTGCCGTGTGGCGGCCCGCTGCGGCCACTGCCACGGCCCGCTGGGGCTGCCGCACGCGGACGGCGCCCCGCAGTGCACGTGGTGCGGGCGGCTCGCGGGTGGGTGGCGGTGCGCGGAGTGCGGCTGGACCGGTCTGCGGTCGGTCCGCGTCGGCTCGGCCCGCACGGCGGAGGAGCTGGGCCGCGCGTTCACGGGTGTGCCGGTGCGGCTGTCGTCGGCGTCCGCCCCGGGTGGGGTGCTCGACTCTGTGCCAGGCACGCCCGCGCTCGTCGTCGCGACCCCCGGTGCGGAGCCGGTCGCCGAGTCTGGGTATGCGATCGCGCTCCTGCTCGACGCCGCCGTGATGACCGGCGGCACCGGCCTGGCCTCCGGCACGGAGGCGCTGCACCGTTGGCTGGCCGCCGCCTCGTTGGTCCGGCCCGGGCCGGAGGGCCAGGTGCTGCTTGTCGGCGACGGCGCCCCTGGGCCTACTCAGGCGCTGGTCCGCTGGGATCCGGCCGGGTTCGCGGGGCGCGAGCTCGACGAGCGGGCCGAGCTGCACCTGCCGCCCGCCGTACGGGTTGCC is drawn from Promicromonospora sp. Populi and contains these coding sequences:
- a CDS encoding SGNH/GDSL hydrolase family protein, translating into MPRSFRLTNRLASLTATFTAVLTVSAALAVGGLADPPAASAAPPPAAEEASAQQPAGRSAWVGTWAAAANGGTSTDGYAGYTIRNLVHTSVGGDRVRVKLSNAFGTAPVLVEHTTVGVQRAPGSAAVAQGTLRHVTFDGRRAVTIPAGAEIYSDPIPLRLAAAADLFVTTFTPEPSGPVTYHAVGLATSYYATDGADHAASVDGSALTSTTTALHYVTEVDVQPSRKSPGAVVTLGDSITDGVGSRQDMNLRYPDVLAARLRAEGGSLSRIGVMNAGISGNRVLLDGSGVRATERLDRDVLQRAGATSVIILLGINDIQQDPHQLDANQIIAGLTQIARDSRAAGLTVIGGTITPFKGWRSYSPEQEATRQAVNDWIRTSSEIDEVVDFDETIRDPEDPQRMLPAYDTGDHLHPGEAGLAAMAGAVDLSWLGADPYEAGSAVTESESELVSANG
- the mihF gene encoding integration host factor, actinobacterial type, with protein sequence MALPPLTPEQRAAALEKAAEARRARAVIKNKLKYSQGSLKEVIEQGQKDDVVGKLKVVSLLESLPGVGKVKARAIMEEIGIAETRRVRGLGPHQSAALIERFG
- the gmk gene encoding guanylate kinase; protein product: MAEISTSQLARLTVLAGPTAVGKGTVSADVRDRYPQVWLSVSATTRSPRPGEVDGVHYLFVSPEEFDRMVAAGEMLEWAVVHGRNRYGTPRRPVEQKLEAGVPVLLEIDLQGARQVRAAVTTSGLEARFVFLAPPSFDELVRRLVGRGTEDSEERERRLTTARVELAAEAEFDVTIVNDNVHRATDELVSVMGVASHTPVAR
- the rpoZ gene encoding DNA-directed RNA polymerase subunit omega, which produces MAGTVAAPEGITDPPIDELLERIDSKYGLVLYASMRARQINAYYSQLNEGLLENVGPLVETRNQEKPLSIAMREITQGLLTIEEVDPAEVQAQADAAAAAKAERPLPEFPA
- a CDS encoding bifunctional phosphopantothenoylcysteine decarboxylase/phosphopantothenate synthase, with amino-acid sequence MRILLGVSGGIAAYKAVLLLRLLREQGHAVRVIPTRAALEFVGAPTFEALSGEPVSTEVFDDVPGVQHVALGKGADLVIVAPATADFMARAVAGLADDLLTTTLLAARCPVVFAPAMHTEMWDHPATRANVATLRERGVHVIEPASGRLTGVDTGPGRLPEPEDIAREALALVEPGATRAAPRAEAQALRQELPGEPATDLAQDLPQDLAGRRVVVSAGGTREPIDPVRFIGNRSSGRQGVALAQAAAERGAEVTLVAANLAQDVTDQVEAGRVAAGLRACAVVRVESTAELREAVRSAGADADVVVMAAAVADFRPVSAPDAKIKKVPGQGPAPIVLAENPDILAELAHERLRPGQVVVGFAAETGDADGSVLDHGRTKARRKGADLIAVNAVGGGRGFGTDSNEVTLLDGAGDVVGQATGSKREVADAVWDAVVKLLP
- the metK gene encoding methionine adenosyltransferase codes for the protein MSELRLFTSESVTEGHPDKVCDQISDAILDALLEQDPTSRVAVETMVTTGLVHVAGEVSTEAYVEIPQIVREVVRGIGYTSSAIGFDADSCGVSVSIGQQSPDIAQGVDKALEMRDDTSDLDPLDHQGAGDQGLMFGYATDETPSLMPVAGWLAHRLAERLAAVRKSGELLGLRPDGKTQVTVGYDGDRPVAVDTVVLSTQHDADVEQHKLHVAVAETVIAPVLETAGLEWSGAKQYVNPTGKFVIGGPQGDAGLTGRKIIVDTYGGMARHGGGAFSGKDPSKVDRSAAYAMRWVAKNVVAAGLARRCEAQVAYAIGKAHPVGLYVETFGTETVPVERITAAIRDVFDLRPAAIVRDLDLLRPIYRATSTYGHFGRDLPNFTWERTDRVEDLLSLF
- a CDS encoding primosomal protein N', with the protein product MNGDTEQDTLPDGALLGLDEVGGAPVRGRGKAQSGSQSQKAGRDPLDKAETNGIPIAETLPVAHVVLDLQPAHLDHPYDYLVPVSMADDAQPGVRIKARFGRQEVAGYVVARQETSDHDGRLVPLRRVVSGEQVLTPQVLALCRAVADRYAGTLADVLRLALPPRHARVEKETEKGAGQEAGQEAGKEPEEEPSAGAVVEPPTEPSVASVVPDSVGALGRAPHLDAPAAASAPPAAPANQPSAWAPYRGGEAYLRRILAGEAPRAVWSALPGVGVDSGSARAGTARAGTAPAGTVQAGTAREGAASTGAGTPHWAAAVAQAVRACTAGGRGALVVLPDARDVARVTAALEEAGLGAGTGAGDVVRLLADDGPAPRYRAFLRALRGAARVVVGTRAAMFAPVADLGLVVLWGDGEETLAEPHAPYPHARDVLALRAEQEGAAFLLGSPGRTVQAQALLASGWARELAAPRDVVRARAPRVRALTSVELARDGAAAAARLPSAAWRAAREALERGPVLVQVPRSGYLPVVACSRCRVAARCGHCHGPLGLPHADGAPQCTWCGRLAGGWRCAECGWTGLRSVRVGSARTAEELGRAFTGVPVRLSSASAPGGVLDSVPGTPALVVATPGAEPVAESGYAIALLLDAAVMTGGTGLASGTEALHRWLAAASLVRPGPEGQVLLVGDGAPGPTQALVRWDPAGFAGRELDERAELHLPPAVRVAAVTGDRTAVEAVVGRVGLGDDPGTGSGVLGPVEVDPDASGPGSRGAGARAAAGAGSRGGGAGVVLALDLPVRTVLRVPLTQGDELARRLKASLAVRSARREGGTVRVQLDPKEML